One genomic segment of Deltaproteobacteria bacterium includes these proteins:
- a CDS encoding single-stranded DNA-binding protein yields the protein MAGVNKVILIGRLGADPEIRYTNTGTAVANFSLATSTNWVNKDGEREEKTEWHRVVAFGRLGEICGEYLSKGKQVYVEGRLQTRSWEDKDGNRRKTTEIVALQLQMLGAPSGDRPPIEEETVPRPEEPVGEDDIPF from the coding sequence ATGGCTGGGGTGAATAAGGTGATTCTTATCGGGCGGTTGGGAGCCGATCCTGAGATCAGATACACCAATACCGGGACGGCGGTGGCGAATTTCTCGCTGGCCACCAGTACCAACTGGGTGAACAAGGACGGGGAGCGTGAAGAGAAGACCGAGTGGCACCGGGTGGTGGCTTTCGGACGGCTTGGCGAAATCTGCGGTGAGTATCTGAGCAAGGGCAAGCAGGTCTATGTTGAGGGCCGGTTGCAGACACGGTCCTGGGAGGATAAGGACGGCAACAGGCGGAAAACCACCGAGATTGTGGCCCTCCAGTTGCAGATGTTGGGTGCTCCCTCAGGGGACCGCCCACCGATAGAAGAGGAGACTGTGCCCCGCCCCGAAGAACCCGTGGGTGAAGATGATATTCCTTTCTGA